DNA sequence from the Euwallacea fornicatus isolate EFF26 chromosome 15, ASM4011564v1, whole genome shotgun sequence genome:
GGTGCCAAATCACCACTAATACATGATGTCGACGGTTACAAACTAAACTTTGATGTAAACTACCATTTCGCATTACTTtggtttcacttttttttaattaaattcaaaattaattattcaaaacgCGGTTTGGGTTTTAAATGAGATTCCGTGTCAAATAACATAACATAAAAGTGCGACTCTGGACTAAATGGTGAATTAAGAATATTGAGCCCAACTTACAGGTGCATAATGTAAATGCCAACATATTCAGCTTTGAtataattctttattttatcaaCTTCAAAATTAATACCCAAAGTGTGATTTGcgctttaaatgaaatttcctcCCAACTTACAGGTCTAGTGGTTTAATCTTACCGTAATCAGAATCATCAGAAAATCCCGCATCATCATAATCCACGTCAGTGAAGGTTGATTCATTATCAGAGTCAATCAAGGTAGGATTTGTGTTACGATTGGAGTTTCCATTGTCGGCTGCCATTCCGTTTTCATTATCCAGAACATCCTCGTTTTGCCTGGATGGATTTTCCACCCTGTTGTCATCTTTGCCAGACAACTTGTCGTAACCTTTATGCGCCGGGCGGTTTTCTGAAAGAAAAATCCCCAATCGAATTATTTGCTTAAATACAAGAAAAGTTAACGAAGACCTGAGCCTGACAACTCTTCAATGTATTATCTGGGAACTCACTTCGGAAAAGTTATCAGCTTTCAGGCAACTTTATAAACCGTTATTAGTTCCCACGATAACAGTTTCCTTTCAATTTCACAATTTCAATTTAGTGTGCCGCAGTGGTTCAAggaaaattacgtttttaatataattacgGCAGTAAAGCACTTTAAACTTTCTCacacattattaaaataatagttATAATGTCAAGTGAATCTTCATGTAAAACTGTCTCGAATAGCTGAAATGTTACGAGATTAATTAAGTAAAGGGACTAATCATCTAAATTCTAAATATGTAACAACACTGAACCCAGATTTATTATAAAGGCGTCACTGAAATTCTATTATTCAACAGATTCCAGAAGGCACCTGCCGTTGAAGCCATTATTCGCATGAGTTACGCTCCCATTGATAATAatcctttattttattgttttaacagTGGAGCGATCTTTTCACAATGGTAGCGGAAATCTTTGAGCTTCACAACTTTCGTGCAAGTTATTAATTAGTCAGCTTAGCAGAAACTACACAGAGAAACAGATATCCACAGCTAATTTGTGAATTGATGTTGAATCTGGGTCTAATGGTTCGGCAAATTTCGATCTCAAAGGAATCAAAGGCATTGTTCCATGTGGGTGTGTTTTAATACGCCGAAAACTTCTCCAGCGGCATTTTCGTGGCATTCCCTGCAAACAAGAGCTTTGGGAGGATTGGAAGGCTGTGTCTAAATCGATATTAAATTGCATAAgggttttattgaaatatcttgTAAAGGGTTGGTGAGCAAGAGATGCCCATTTCGAAACGTTTTTTCAGTAATTACTTTATGAAGGAGGAAGGAAAAGAGGTAACAGAAGATTATTTCAATACTTTTGAAAAGGGTTCTTTAAGAGGTCAGATCTACTCAAGGATTTGTACCATTAGCACCTGCTAAGATGCCTAGCTATATATCTTTAATTTATACTCTACCTGAAACTAAACTCAAGATATGCGCCAAATctagatttaaattttgtcattttctcGACGATTTGGTGAATGAAACTGCGTTGGTTCCCTCATTTCTCTTATTCgatgtttctttatttatcaTAAAACTAATACATATGTAAAATACGCCCGAGTCTTGTTATAATAATTCGCTGGAATACGTAATTTGTGCAAAACTGCAATTCCTCCGAGCTCCCTTCGATGTAAATAAACGAAACACTACTTTCGATATCGGTCTTATTTAAAACGCAATTTTCGACGATAAAGTTCAGGAAATTACTCCCgacattttgcaaataaataatttccttgCGAGGGAAATTGAATTGTGATAAGGGATGTTTTAGTTCCGTGcttattcaagtttatgtaGTCGGAGTGATGATGCTTGTTAACATGTGCGTCTCGTGCGAAGCTCCGttatgaatattaaatatcGACTCAAGCGAGATTGATAAAGGTTTGATTGTTCACGCTGGATCGAAACTTTggaaatatggaaataatGGCAAATTTTCCGATTTAGAAAAGTTCAAGGGTTTTGACTGAGCGATTTTGAAGGTGGCATAAGACCACTATAATAAGGAAATCTGATAATCGATGAAGAGGAAAGTTCGCTCTAGGGATAAAAGTCAACCAGAATACGATTAGAGGATGGGCTGGTGAATAAAGGGCACagaaacctttaaattttttatattttcaagtcGCTTGGGATTGAGCTAAATATTTTGCATAGCTCATTCAAACAGGCACGGTGTTCTCAGTGCCCCGTGTACAGTAATACGGTTTCACTAAGCCAAAAGCATGCAAACATTAATACAACGCGCAAACAGCAATATACTAAACTTTGATATAAACTTGCATatcaaagattttattttaatttttcttattaacgttaaaattaatttctcaaagTGTGATCTGGGCTTTGAATGCAATTTTCTCTCAAATTGCAGcgctaataaaattaatcccCAAGTAGTAGAGCATAAAAGTGTGATTCAGGACCTGCTGTTTAATGAAGGTGCATGTCGTCAAGACGCAGGTATACGGTAAGAAATAGAGGAAAATTCGTTCCAAGGGCAAAAATCGACAAGAATAGGATAAGAGGACGGACTGACGAATAAAGGGCACAGTAacctcgatttttttatatttccaggTCGCTTAGAATCGAGTTAGTTTTTGCATGACTGATTCGAACACACACAATGTTTCCAGTGCTCCGTGTAAGGCCATACGGTTTCACTAAGCCAGAAGCATGCAACCATTAATACACGGCGAAAACGGCAACATACTAAACTTTGATTTAAACTTCCATACGAAATTATCGAAAATCTACTTTTTCGTTAACTTTAAAGTTAATTACTCAAAATATGATTTGGGctctaaatgaaattttttctcaaGTTGCGACGCTAGTAGAAATTAATCTCCAAGCAATAGAACATAAAAGTGTAACTCCAGACTAAATGGTGAATGAAGAATCATAGTGTCAATGTGCAGATAACAAAGAGAGAAAATTAGTTCCAAGTGCAAAAATCGAcgaaaatgaaataagaaaatgggGTGGCAAATAAAGGGCACagtaatttcgattttttaaatatttccaggTCGCTTAaaatcgagctccaaattttgCATGGCTGGTTCAAACACGTACAAAGTTCCCAATGCTCCGTATAGGGCAACACCGTTTCACTAAGctccaaatcaaattttccatCAATCAGCTTTCGACGGAAAcaatgaatataaattaccggaaattttgctttatggATTATGGGATTAATATAAGCTGtccataaattttccattaaaaactcGACGCCTACTAcgaataacaattattaaaaatgaggACGTCATTACGGTCCCATTTCACTAAGGTCCATGTTTCATGTCGATGTCGGTGGGATATTCCGTTTATTAGACATTAGAGCGTAAAAGGAATGCATTTATTATGCAGCATGggatatatatataaattaaaaaataatatttttcctggcGAGGCTTGGAAACCAGTCAGTAATTATCCAATTTACCTCGGCAAACAGTTCTGCGAATTTaaactaaacaaatttaacaGGAGGCACGTATGCTTGTTAAATGAAACCAgcgaaataataattgtaaagaTAATATGTACTTAATCAACTCTCCTTTATTAAAATCCCGCTTTCGAGACTACGCGCCTGACAGAAGAACAAACAACTTGGGCAAACTCATTTCACCCATGTAGAATGTTGCTGTTCTTGCCGGGTAAACAGTTTCCATATTTGCTTTTAATGCTAAAAACTGCTTTTAGCATTgtttgaaattagtttttccgACTTTTAAGGCAAAATTAATCGGAGTTACAAAGGAATTTTAAACGGTTTTGTGCCAACGCAGGTTGGTGGCTATTCTATACGTAGCTTTTTTCGGacgaattgaattttcaatgagTAATTCATGCAATTTTGCATCATAGGGACGTAACGTATGAAATGCATTACATGAGCGGGGCGTCTGCGAGTGACATTCAAGGCTTCCACAAATTATTTCCCTCGAGAGCAATCCCCTTAGATGTAAAGCATTTTTCGGCCCTATGccctgaatattttatttgaactaGGCAGCGGCAATTATTCCTAGCTGGAAGGAGGAATTTCCTGATgcaatgaattttatttgttgagGAATTATGTGACCTCATGTGGAAGCGTGCAATTTGCAGAgcaaatggaaataaaatgttatagtGCCAGGTAATAAATTGCTTGGAAGCCATTGCTagattacatatttttctccAAACTGCGCCAATATTGAGCTTATTAAACTCAGCCATGAAGGTCATAATTCCTGGTATTATAAGGGTCTTTTCTTGCGACCTTTCAAACAATATAGCGGTTTCATAGTTTCACTCTCGGGTTAACTGCTTTAGCACGCAGTAATTTAATACGTACAGCCCAACAACGTGACATCGGATATCTAGAGATTCCAAATTGTGCCCTTGCTGAAATGCGGGTATCAAAGTCATTTGAATTCATGCTCTCAGAGGTGCGACTCTATTATCTCTCTCATCAGAAAGGCCTCTGACACAAAGCACATTCTTTGGGACACAACAATGAATATTGTTTCCCTGTGAAAACGATTCCTTAATTTAAAGAGATTCATTTGCCTTCATTGGGAGAAAAATTCTAGCATTACAGAACAAGATAAGCATCGATCGCATCCCACGACATTGCCTATCGGTTATTTCACATTTCTAATTAAGTCCTCGAATTTTCAATCGGGTTAAACTCCTGAACCGAACAGGCGAAATTCGCCTTTAAAGATGTTCTCGGCACATTTTAATGCCCTAGAAAGGGCCCATTAAGGAAAACTTGGGAATAATTGCCAGACCTGAACAAAATCCTTTTCAAGGCTATTATAATTTTGTGAATGCAGAGGCGTAACAAAACCTCACGTGAAATCTCGTTCACCATACTGTCAAGAAACTTTAGAAATTCCATTAAACTCgtcttaaaattgttaataaatctAAGAGAAATTGTCAACATACAATTGTTACTTCAATTGCCAAGGCCACAAAAAACCTCTTTGACCGATGGACATGGTAGTTTCAAATCATTTCGCCACCTGAACTGGAAGGGCTGGGACCATCCGGCCAAAACTCCTCGGTATCAAGTCATCTCGGATCTTAATTTGATTAAGCCAAAAGTCCGCCCTGGAACACCGAGCCAAATTTTCCGGACAGGCAAATTCCGATGTGACGAACTTAACCCGGGAATTACAGCGAGATAATCGAGAATCCAATTAGGTTTAATGTTTCCTGGGGAACCTTCAACTTTAATAAATGCAGTTCTTCTCTAATTAGATTGTGAGCCATTAAATTCGCATTGAGCGATAGATTTAAAAGGCACTTGAGCAAAAAAAGTTCATCTTAGACGAGTTCCCCTAGGAGAATGCAGAACGCTTTTACGAGGGTAAGGAAAGCCAGCTTGTGGGGTGTGGAGCGTTTTTTACCTCGAAGGGggatacatttaatttttacaaacgAGGGTTATCAAACTCGAAGCGGTTTGGGCGGGTCTGTCTGTTTATGCTTTGTTGTTTGTTCATTTGCGAAGGAGTTCCTGGTCACGTACCTAAGTGCGAGTAAATACACAAGACACCAGTAGTCAACTCTGAGATTTACTTAAATATTAGCATTTCTTGCCTGCAGAGGCGTTAAAGCTACCAAAGAAAGCGATGCGTGATTAATAAGtcatggaaataaaattaaaatgtcttaaaaaGCTTTGAAGACTTGCgcttatttcatatttaaagcAGCCTAGGGCGGACATGAATTTAAAGAACATGCAAATATCAAGACAAAAATAGAGCATTAGCATCTTCTAGAATTATTATAGCAGGTATATCTGAGGCGCTCCATTTCCCTCAAAAACTCGCGTTTTCcacttttaagaaaaatgagtTAGATGCAGCAATTTATTGGAAATGTAAATGGACCTACCCTCCAGTATGAAATTAGCTCACAAACGGGGCACATGTTTTAGAAAtgtaattgtaaatattaatgctCGTTCCTAAACTCAGCTTATCCTTTATGGCTGTTGCGCCAAAACTGGGAATATCCAACCAGCGGCAGTGCAGGATTTCGCCAATCCTGCATGACCAGTTCCCGCAATGCCATTTGttagttgaaaataataaaagaaaattggtgaagcaataaaagtaaaatttatctgGACGTGAAGAGaagaattttaactttaaccaTCTGATTTAAAGTCACCGAGGGAACAATAAGATTTCCCACATTGTGTTACTacttttggaatattttgaaagaaatcATTAActgttttgattatttataaACTTATTAGTACTTTCACTGCAAAATTGAACAGATCGATTCAGACTAAGCCCCCCCAAATCTATGCTTGGCGACAGTTCTGGGGAGAATCAAGAATGAAAGGGGAGGTTTATAGTGAGTAACCGTCTCGTCTGGCacgaatcccacataatcCGACTGGCAGTTCACCAGGTCGGATACCTATGAAAGTATTCCTCTTCtaaaaaaagagcaaaagtttagttcaggttggttCAGGTGGGAAACATGATTCCTTCCATATTTAGAACAACATTTGCAGTGACGGTGAAAGCCATTTCCGTACTCCCACCCATCGATTTGCTGATCAGGGGaaacaatttttggaaaaacgacAGCAAAAAAGGTCAAGATTAGAAAAGAAGGAATGGAAGAATAGCAGCTGAGATGGGAGTGGTATCAGGAAGCTACGAAAATCTTCATAAAGGACATAAGACCTTGGACACGCAAGAAATGGGGAGAAGCGAATTGTTTTCTAACTCATGCCATGATGGGCCACGGGGTGTTTGGTTCATATTTGTACAGAATAGGAAAGAGGACCTTGGCTGCTGATACTGTGAGGAGGAAGATGACTCTGCTTATGCCATCTTTTATTGTGAGGAATTCAGATCCGATAGAGCTACGGCACCGAGATTTTGCGATGGGAAGGTCACGGAGACAAGTGTATCACATGTAATAGTGGCATCTGAAAAGGGATGGAATATGGTTAGTAAGACGGCGGAAGATATACACCGTAGGAAGACAAACTTCGAGAGTGTTAGGGAATCGGGAGGAACTGAACCTGTTGATGAATACAAGATTGCAATTCTCGCAAAATAAGTTTGGACAAGTGAAAGGggagtttcaaaaaaaatttacaccaACAGGCGAAAAGAGTTATATAAGAAATATGTCAGACTGACGTGGGATAAGAGTTTAtgaacaaatatttcaaaccgATGGAGGGAATgagtttttaaacaaataatttaaatccatTGAAGAGAGGAGTTCTGCTGCAAAGTTTTAGACCGATAAGGGATATGAGTTTTGCAACACAATTTTCTGGTCGATAAGATGAATTTTAGAACAAATGTTTTAAGCCGATCGAGGATGGGAATTTTGAAACGATATTTTAAAGCGATGGAGGATGGGAGTCTTGTAATATAGTGTTTGACCGACGGAGAGGCGGGTTATAGATCAAATACTTAAGACTGTCGTAAGATAAGGGTTTTAGaacaaatatttggaaatgATGGAGGAGGGCACTTTCTGTGCCGTAACCGAGGACGGAAAAGGGCTTGCAGTCTGCAAAACAGCAAGTTTAGACAATTGTAGCCTGAGTGTTTAGTAATGATGGCGAGATTCATAAGCGCTGGAAGAGGCACAAATAAGCGATatggaaaacaaaattatgagTCGTTGAATCCTAAAAAACCCGGGCATCATACCAGCAGACcgggtacctatgaaggtttccctcttatataaaaaaaaaaaacaaacgattTATTCCGGTTAGAACTCACGTGATCGATTGTGTTCACGCGAGACTCAGCCTATtcagacaaaaaaaaagttttgatgtCGTAAaggcatttgaaaatgaaatgagGGACGTAATAAATCATTATAGTATTATTGCCAACAATGAGGAGTAATAACTTTcctaattttccaaaaactagATCACAAAGAGAACACAGTtctgaaatgaaatatttcgaaatgtAACGGACagttttgaaaagaaaatttttgaaccgaaaaaactgaaaaatttgaattaatcccgcttttgcaatgaaaaaaatcccATTCCAAACGACGTAAAAACCGCAATTCCAGGTCTATATAACTAATAGGCCCCGAGCCTCGGAAACCATTCCACATAATAGCTTTTAAAATGATACGTGCGGCCGCTTTCCATTCGATTTATGTCCGGTTTGGACGGTGACTGTTCAGCAGAGCTGTCCAGTTTTTGTAGGTCTCGCCTTGATAATTCGGCCAAAGCCTTTGCGTTGTTGGTAAATTCGAAAGAACGTCCCAGCTCACTAAAACTATTTGGCTAATGCTCTTAATTCCTCCAACGGGTTTCTCAACCTGCCGGATTAGGCTGGATTTATGTCGTCAACATAGCGTAAActcgatttattaaattatctcTCTTCGCGACAAAGCAAAAATTATGAGGTAGAGCcttttataaattaacgttCCTTAAGATTGAAGCGAAAAACAAGTAACTAATAACAAGAACTAAGTTTAATATTGCTTAAATACTGCCCGCTTAGATTCACAAGGTTCCATATAGAGAGTGTCCTTGGAATAGTGTCCACTCTGaatattttctgttgtttgttaaaaaaaagctaaaacacatcaaatttgatagGGAAGGGTACGTCACTtggtgaaaaagttgtttccGAAATATCATCCCTCTACCCCTGAAAATCACCCCtttgaaacttttaaattgaaagGGGGGTTGTATTACACATCGTTTGAagagtaattttattctttacaTGGTCAAGCTTTTATGTTGTGTTTTTGTACGTAAGTCTTCCAGAAATAAAACAGACATAACCGTCATTACTGAAATTACgtcaattttcatttgttcTGAAAGATCCATACTCAacaatctcaaaaattaaatttttgtgcagGAATTTTGTGTGATCACATTGTTGAACCATTTTTCAGTTCTGgaaacttaaaaagaaaactatcTACAAGTTCTACAAGACGTCGTAACTCCTAGAATAACGGAAACACTTGAAAAACATCTTCatctcttaaaataaaaattagtttttcaacaggatggAGCATCTCCACACTACACCGTTACCATTCGACAATTTCTAGATGAAGAATTCCCTAGAAGATTAATTGAAAGACGAAGTCCAGTTGAGTGACCTGCGAGATTCCCTGACTTTACTCCCCTGGATGTTTTCTTATACGGGCatttgaagaccaaaatttATAACATACAATCTGATTCCCTCGAGGAGTTACGTGCCCGAATCGTCGAAAAGTACAGGTCAATAACACCAGAAATGTTAGATAATGCGCGACGACATTGCTTTCGAATGGCGGGcactttcaacatttcttatagtaaagtaaataaaatttcaggaaaaatgattaaaatcgagttatttggtttttgtttaatttctagaaaacccacgcacaaaaattaaaaataaaaactttatcgtgtagaaaataaaattacctttcacaCGAAGCATCACACAACCcctctttcaattttaaagttttaaaagggTGGTTTCTAGGAGTCACCCTTAGAgggatgacattttgaaaacacaCTTTTCACCAAATAATGTTCCCCTCCTTGTCAAAGTTGacctgtttaaattttttttaacataccacagaaaaaatattcaggtTAGACACGTTTCTCTGGGACACCCTACGTGTCCGTTTGTTCCATGAAAACGAGCTTTACAATATATAGTGTTTGTTCTAGTTGCTTGATAGTGGATAAACTTGATCGATCTTCCTGAAGCCTCAATCTATATTCCTTATTACCGTCCCATCAAACCTACTTTATATGCAATTGCAAGAAGTGTTTATGCCGAGCTGAACGAACTCTTAGCTGATGCTGTTTATCAcaaatggaattattaaaactatatAGACTATGAGgtattttcttgacaatatggtgaaGGATATTGCAATGAAATAATAACCATAGCtaagtttcaatattttagatCTTCGTGGTACATTTtcacttaattaaatattaaaagagtATATGCAGGTTTCAAAACTTCAGTTCGTGATGTGACCATCGCATACAGACAATAATGTACGAACAAATCAGAAACCCGATCAGTCTCTACTGATCTTGATTTGTTTTCTCTCGTTAAAAACGCCTTATATGCAATTGCAAGTCATGTTATTTACGCCAAGCTGAgtaaattcttcaaattttaattagaaggtagtaattatttttgtttatcacCATTTCCTTATAGGAagtgtttttgaataaaacggCGAAGCATATTTGTGGTGAATAATCCAAGTTACTAATGAAATGGTGAAAGCGACAGTTTTGTtactttgaaactttgtgcTAGCCTGTTTACCCGCACCATGAAATGGACACTCCTAAGAAATAGGAGGCGTTTTATTCCAGTTTAGTGGCTAAGGCGTAAGAAACGTCTGTCAAGCATCACGTAAAACTCATTCTTAATCTTCTAACTACAGTGTTCGAAGGTACATCAAAGCCTCACTTCATATTCTGGCCAGCTTCTGACAAAGAGTAAACAGATCAGGGACTCAATCAGTCTTCCACAGGTTTCAATCTGTCTTATGCTGGGCTTTTCATCCTTCTTAAAGGTTCTTTATATGCAATTGGGAGAAGTGTTTACGTCGAGCTGAGTGAAATTATATTTGCTCTATATAAAAGCATGATTAAACGATATATGCAGGAAGTGAGTCGACAAGACTCTAATGGAATAATTAATATGACCACAGTGATGCAGATATAACAATGCTAAAACTGGAAGTTCACTGCACATGgttgaaatttgtttcaaaaacttttgtaattACGCAAGTTGGAACGTCCTAATCCCGTGGGTTTccaaaagaattaaaatttcattagtagCGGATTTAGTGGTGCATTTGGCTTTAATAACTATTATGAAGCAAAAGATACTTTGTGGAAAAATCTTGAATAATCATTCAAATGAATTCCAAAAACTCAGTCGTTTTAAGGGTTGACTCACCGTTACTGTTTCCGTTTAAAAGAGATGCGGCAGACGTGAGGCCGACGCGCGTTCTCCGCAATATCCACAACATGACACTCGTTCAGGACGTCGAGACGCACTGGCAAAGGGTAGGAAGGCGTTCCGACGCCGCACCACCAGGTTCAAGCGCCGGCTATGCGTCGTATCGGTATTGTCAAGGTTCAAGTTCATAAACGAAAAACCCTGGTTAAAGATTTACTGCGTATAACGTTTTAGATATAAATTTCAGGAAGCCTCGTTTTTTCAATAACACTTTGCAACAcctctaaattttaatattagaatttttgaTAACCGAGCTCGCGAGGAGCAAAAGCCCCTTTTCGTGACGAAGTCTAATTTTATAAAGCGGATTCCCGTTttgtaaatctaaaaatgccATTTCATTTCCGATTTCCTCGCCATTTCGTCCTAAGGGAAGgcaattttattgcataaaTGTAGTATGATTGTGTTAGACGGGTTTCACAGAAGTTTTGCGTTACGCCTTCCTTGCCATCACATTCTCGTTAAAGGTCacgttttacttaaataacgACCCAATTTACAGATCCATCACTTAAACAATGCCTGTTCTATTACACAGCCAATTCTATTTGGCAATGGAGCTTCTCCAGGGCAGTTCTCTTTGGCCCTCGTAgaacaaaatcaataaaacctacagagttttcaaattaatttaaattacgcTCGTTTacatttatacagagtgtaacaGAATGAGTCTTCCAACTACCTACTATACGTGCCTAGAAGcgaaatgagaaaaaaggTTCATGGGAATATAGGTCCCTTTTTGCTTCCTGTCTGAAATACaggttgataaaaaaaattataatatttttagtttgttcCTTATGATATCGTTccagcattaaatattttatgaaaattggcgAACGTACAATAGGTGCAGGGACGCATTTTCTAAGGGGTAAACAATGGTTCAAATTTCACTAGTGGTGTCCCCATAGATCCGACcctgaacattttaaacaaaaaatatgatacgccgttggttaaaaaaaaataattttctaaatgctTGATAATTCTGTAAAAAAAGATCTCTTGAATACTTCCCATAACGTTAACCGtttttatgggaaaaaattaaacgcaACAATCTGCAACTGAAAAACGACATAATGCATtcagtaaaaacaataaaaaatagaccaggaatttttcaaatagtacGCAATAATATGCGAAAAAGGGCCGAGGCACGCATTCTTGCGGGTGGtggacattttcaacatcatattaaattattcttttgtAAGTAATGCAATGTTCCTAATTTAGTTTTGTAGTTCTAATATTAGTTaccaaataatgttttttttttcatgaaaacggttaacattatagaaaatattcaaaaaaccttttttcacttaaatattaaacattcagaaaattatttttctt
Encoded proteins:
- the LOC136343665 gene encoding uncharacterized protein — its product is MLWILRRTRVGLTSAASLLNGNSNENRPAHKGYDKLSGKDDNRVENPSRQNEDVLDNENGMAADNGNSNRNTNPTLIDSDNESTFTDVDYDDAGFSDDSDYEEALTCNVCDRTFSCPKQLSSHKQKKRHFGCSACDSLFPSLMALEHHKEEFEHWSEEDDICTDDSDEGDDTVISEECERLL